One genomic segment of Alicycliphilus denitrificans K601 includes these proteins:
- a CDS encoding class I SAM-dependent methyltransferase, with protein MEASDWIQRWSHLVPAGGTVLDVACGAGRHMRWFSERNHPVTGVDKALEAIEAVAPLGEAVQADIENGPWPLPGRRFDCVVVTNYLWRPLLPTIVDSVAPGGVLLYETFAQGNETVGRPARPEFLLRPSELLRACEGLRIVAYEDGFLDAPARFVQRIAAVREPPSPLVRMPLYRF; from the coding sequence ATGGAAGCCTCGGACTGGATCCAGCGCTGGTCGCACCTCGTGCCCGCGGGCGGCACGGTGCTCGACGTGGCCTGCGGCGCGGGCCGCCACATGCGCTGGTTTTCCGAAAGAAATCACCCCGTAACTGGCGTGGATAAAGCGCTGGAAGCTATCGAAGCAGTAGCACCCCTGGGCGAGGCGGTCCAGGCCGACATCGAGAACGGCCCCTGGCCCCTGCCGGGCCGGCGCTTCGACTGCGTGGTGGTGACCAACTACCTGTGGCGCCCGCTGCTGCCCACCATCGTGGACAGCGTGGCGCCCGGCGGCGTGCTGCTGTACGAGACCTTCGCCCAGGGCAACGAGACCGTGGGCCGGCCCGCGCGGCCCGAATTCCTGCTGCGCCCCAGTGAACTTCTGCGCGCCTGCGAGGGTCTGCGCATAGTGGCCTACGAGGACGGCTTCCTCGACGCTCCCGCGCGCTTCGTGCAGCGCATCGCCGCCGTGCGCGAGCCGCCATCGCCGCTAGTTAGAATGCCCCTTTACCGTTTTTGA
- the dapA gene encoding 4-hydroxy-tetrahydrodipicolinate synthase — translation MTSPSAPLTGSIVALVTPMHDDGSVDYPTLRKLIDWHIQEGTDCIGVVGTTGESPTVNVDEHCEIIRVSVEQAAGRVPVMAGCGANSTAEAIELARFAKKVGANSQLQVVPYYNKPTQEGQYRHFKAIAEAVGELPMVLYNVPGRSVADMLHETVLRLTQVPGIVGIKEATGNIERAQWLIRDVPKGFAVYSGDDPTAVALMLCGGQGNISVTANVAPRLMHELCVAAIAGDARRAMDIQFRLLPVHKHLFVEANPIPVKWAMQRMGLCGGAMRLPMTPLSQGNEAVVETALRAAGLL, via the coding sequence ATGACCTCTCCCAGCGCCCCCCTGACCGGCAGCATCGTCGCCCTCGTCACCCCCATGCACGACGACGGCAGCGTGGACTATCCCACGCTGCGCAAGCTCATCGACTGGCACATCCAGGAAGGCACCGACTGCATCGGCGTCGTGGGCACCACGGGCGAGTCGCCCACGGTGAACGTGGACGAACACTGCGAGATCATCCGCGTGTCCGTGGAGCAGGCCGCGGGGCGCGTGCCCGTCATGGCCGGCTGCGGCGCCAACTCCACGGCCGAGGCCATCGAGCTGGCGCGCTTCGCCAAGAAGGTCGGCGCCAACAGCCAGCTGCAAGTCGTTCCCTACTACAACAAGCCCACGCAAGAGGGCCAGTACCGCCACTTCAAGGCGATCGCCGAGGCCGTGGGCGAGCTGCCCATGGTGCTGTACAACGTGCCCGGCCGCTCGGTGGCCGACATGCTGCACGAGACCGTGCTGCGCCTCACGCAGGTGCCCGGCATCGTGGGTATCAAGGAGGCCACGGGCAACATCGAGCGCGCGCAGTGGCTCATCCGCGACGTGCCCAAGGGCTTTGCCGTGTACTCGGGTGACGACCCCACGGCCGTGGCCCTGATGCTGTGCGGCGGCCAGGGCAACATCAGCGTCACGGCCAACGTGGCGCCGCGCCTGATGCACGAGCTGTGCGTGGCCGCCATCGCGGGCGACGCGCGCCGCGCCATGGATATCCAGTTCCGCCTGCTGCCCGTGCACAAGCACCTGTTCGTCGAGGCCAACCCCATCCCCGTGAAGTGGGCCATGCAGCGCATGGGCCTGTGCGGCGGCGCCATGCGCCTGCCCATGACGCCGCTCTCCCAGGGCAACGAGGCCGTGGTCGAGACGGCCCTGCGCGCCGCGGGCCTGCTCTGA
- a CDS encoding DNA topoisomerase IV subunit B, which produces MAVKPSSASAYSEGSIRVLKGLEPVKQRPGMYTRTDNPLHIVQEVLDNAADEALAGYGKKIKVTLHEDGSVSVEDDGRGIPFGLHPEEGAPVVELVFTRLHAGGKFDKGQGGAYSFSGGLHGVGVSVTNALSTRLEVSTHREGQIARLAFAAGDVAEPLLARPLAAGERRQGTTVRVWPDAKYFESAQLPMGELTHLLRSKAVLMPGVSVSLVNEKTRDQQAWQYKGGLADYLAQSLPADPVIPLFSGEGFADAGHDSFAEGEGAAWAVAFTEEGSPVRESYVNLIPTSAGGTHDSGLRDGLFQAVKGFIELHALLPKGVKLLPEDVFARASYVLSAKVLDPQFQGQIKERLNSRDAVRLVSSFVRPALELWLNQHVDYGKRLAELAIKAAQTRQRAGQKVEKKKGSGVAVLPGKLTDCESRDTAYNEVFLVEGDSAGGSAKMGRDKETQAILPLRGKVLNTWEVERDLLFRNNEVHDISVAIGVDPHGPHDSPDLSGLRYGKVCILSDADVDGAHIQVLLLTLFFRHFPRLIEAGRIYVARPPLYRVDVPARGKKPAAKLYALDEGELEAILDKAAKDGVPREKCQISRFKGLGEMNAEQLWETTLNPDTRRLLPVQLGALDFAATEGLITKLMGKGEAASRRELMELHGDAVEVDI; this is translated from the coding sequence ATGGCAGTCAAACCCAGCTCAGCATCCGCGTATTCCGAGGGCTCGATCCGCGTTCTCAAGGGCCTGGAGCCCGTCAAGCAGCGCCCGGGCATGTACACCCGCACCGACAACCCCCTGCACATCGTCCAGGAGGTGCTGGACAACGCCGCCGACGAGGCGCTGGCGGGCTACGGCAAGAAGATCAAGGTCACGCTGCACGAGGACGGCTCGGTCAGCGTGGAGGACGACGGCCGCGGCATTCCCTTCGGCCTGCACCCCGAGGAAGGCGCGCCTGTGGTCGAGCTGGTGTTCACGCGCCTGCACGCGGGCGGCAAGTTCGACAAGGGGCAAGGCGGCGCCTACAGCTTCTCGGGCGGCCTGCACGGCGTGGGCGTGTCGGTGACGAATGCGCTCTCGACCCGGCTGGAGGTGTCCACGCACCGCGAGGGCCAGATCGCGCGCCTGGCTTTCGCCGCGGGCGACGTGGCCGAGCCCCTGTTGGCCCGGCCCCTGGCGGCGGGCGAGCGCCGGCAGGGCACCACGGTGCGCGTGTGGCCCGACGCGAAGTACTTCGAGTCCGCGCAGCTGCCCATGGGCGAGCTCACCCACCTGCTGCGCAGCAAGGCCGTGCTCATGCCCGGCGTGTCTGTGTCGCTGGTGAACGAGAAGACCCGGGACCAGCAGGCCTGGCAGTACAAGGGGGGGCTTGCGGACTACCTCGCGCAGAGCCTGCCGGCCGACCCGGTGATCCCGCTGTTCAGCGGCGAGGGCTTCGCCGACGCGGGCCACGACAGCTTCGCCGAGGGCGAGGGCGCGGCCTGGGCCGTGGCCTTCACCGAAGAGGGATCGCCCGTGCGCGAGAGCTACGTCAACCTGATCCCCACGTCCGCCGGCGGCACGCACGACAGCGGCCTGCGCGACGGGCTGTTCCAGGCGGTCAAGGGCTTCATCGAGCTGCACGCGCTGCTGCCCAAGGGGGTCAAGCTGCTGCCCGAGGACGTGTTCGCCCGCGCCAGCTACGTGCTCTCGGCCAAGGTGCTGGACCCGCAGTTCCAGGGCCAGATCAAGGAGCGGCTGAACTCGCGCGACGCCGTGCGCCTGGTGAGCAGCTTCGTGCGCCCGGCGCTGGAGCTGTGGCTCAACCAGCACGTGGACTACGGCAAGCGGCTGGCCGAGCTGGCCATCAAGGCCGCGCAGACCCGGCAAAGGGCAGGCCAGAAGGTCGAGAAGAAGAAGGGCTCGGGCGTGGCCGTGCTGCCAGGCAAGCTGACCGACTGCGAGAGCCGCGACACCGCGTACAACGAGGTCTTCCTGGTGGAGGGCGACAGCGCCGGCGGCAGCGCCAAGATGGGCCGCGACAAGGAGACCCAGGCCATCCTGCCGCTGCGCGGCAAGGTGCTCAACACCTGGGAGGTGGAGCGCGACCTGCTGTTCCGCAACAACGAGGTGCACGACATCTCGGTCGCCATCGGCGTGGACCCGCACGGGCCCCATGATTCGCCCGATCTCTCGGGCCTGCGCTACGGCAAGGTCTGCATCCTGTCGGACGCCGACGTGGACGGCGCGCACATCCAGGTGCTGCTGCTCACGCTGTTCTTCCGCCATTTCCCCCGGCTGATCGAGGCCGGCCGCATCTACGTGGCCCGCCCGCCTCTGTACCGCGTGGACGTGCCCGCGCGCGGCAAGAAGCCCGCGGCCAAGCTCTACGCGCTCGACGAGGGCGAGCTGGAGGCCATCCTCGACAAGGCCGCCAAGGACGGCGTGCCGCGCGAGAAATGCCAGATCAGCCGCTTCAAAGGCCTGGGCGAGATGAACGCCGAGCAGCTGTGGGAGACCACGCTCAACCCCGACACGCGGCGCCTGCTGCCCGTGCAGCTGGGCGCGCTGGACTTCGCCGCCACCGAGGGGCTCATCACCAAGCTCATGGGCAAGGGCGAGGCCGCCTCGCGCCGCGAGCTCATGGAGCTGCACGGCGACGCGGTGGAAGTGGATATTTGA
- the coaBC gene encoding bifunctional phosphopantothenoylcysteine decarboxylase/phosphopantothenate--cysteine ligase CoaBC codes for MNALVGKHIVLGLSGGVACYKSAELTRLLVKAGATVQVVMTEAAEQFITPVTMQALSGRPVYTSQWDAREANNMPHINLSREADAILIAPCSADFAARLVQGRADELLSLLCLARPVDRVPLLVAPAMNREMWAHPATRRNLAQLAQDGAAVLGVGNGDQACGETGDGRMLEPAEILEDLAAFFAPKLLAGQRVLITAGPTFEAMDPVRGITNLSSGKMGFAIARAAREAGAEVTLVAGPVHLPTPRGVRRIDVRSAQNMLEAVEGQVPGATVFIATAAVADWRPASSAEHKIKKDGSGQVPALAFVENPDILATVARSERARSGSLYCVGFAAESENLLEHASAKRARKGVPLLVGNIGPATFGQDDNALLLVDAQGHQELPRAPKAELGRQLVAEIARRLGVAAAP; via the coding sequence ATGAATGCACTCGTTGGCAAACACATCGTCCTGGGCCTGAGCGGAGGCGTGGCCTGTTACAAGAGCGCCGAGCTGACCCGGCTGCTCGTCAAGGCGGGCGCCACCGTGCAGGTGGTGATGACCGAGGCGGCGGAGCAGTTCATCACGCCCGTCACCATGCAGGCTCTGTCCGGGCGGCCGGTCTATACCTCGCAATGGGACGCGCGCGAGGCCAACAACATGCCCCACATCAACCTGAGCCGCGAGGCCGACGCGATCCTCATCGCGCCATGCAGCGCCGACTTCGCCGCGCGCCTGGTGCAGGGGCGCGCCGACGAGCTGCTGAGCCTGTTGTGCCTGGCGCGGCCCGTGGACCGCGTGCCGCTGCTGGTCGCACCGGCCATGAACCGCGAGATGTGGGCTCACCCCGCCACCCGGCGCAACCTGGCCCAGCTGGCGCAGGACGGCGCCGCCGTGCTGGGCGTGGGCAACGGCGACCAGGCCTGCGGCGAGACCGGCGACGGCCGCATGCTCGAACCCGCCGAGATCCTGGAGGACCTGGCGGCCTTCTTCGCGCCGAAGCTGCTCGCGGGCCAGCGCGTGCTGATCACGGCCGGCCCCACCTTCGAGGCCATGGACCCGGTGCGCGGCATCACCAACCTGTCCTCCGGCAAGATGGGCTTCGCCATCGCCCGCGCGGCGCGCGAGGCCGGAGCCGAGGTCACGCTGGTCGCCGGCCCCGTGCACCTGCCCACGCCGCGCGGCGTGCGGCGCATCGACGTGCGTTCTGCGCAAAACATGCTCGAAGCGGTCGAGGGGCAAGTGCCGGGTGCTACTGTCTTCATAGCTACCGCGGCCGTGGCCGACTGGCGGCCAGCCAGCAGTGCCGAGCACAAGATCAAGAAGGACGGATCGGGCCAGGTGCCCGCGCTGGCCTTCGTCGAGAACCCCGACATCCTGGCCACCGTGGCGCGCTCCGAGCGCGCACGCTCGGGCAGCCTGTACTGCGTGGGCTTCGCCGCCGAAAGCGAGAACCTGCTGGAGCACGCCAGCGCCAAGCGCGCGCGCAAGGGCGTGCCGCTGCTCGTGGGCAACATCGGCCCGGCCACCTTCGGCCAGGACGACAACGCGCTGCTGCTGGTCGATGCGCAGGGCCACCAGGAACTGCCGCGCGCTCCCAAGGCCGAGCTGGGCCGCCAGCTCGTGGCGGAGATCGCGCGGCGCCTGGGCGTGGCGGCTGCGCCATGA
- a CDS encoding MFS transporter, producing MHDTTRKLSMAQVLICGATIVTLSMGIRHGFGMWLQPITQDMGWTRQTFALAMAIQNLSWGVFGIFGGMLSDRFGAFRVLILGALLYAMGLAGMALSPTPLLFSLTTGVLIGAAQAGTTYAVIYGVLGRQISAERRSWAMGVAAAAGSFGQFLMMPLEGQLILRLGWQNALLVLSAMVLLIVPLAFGLREPGFHGSAPIRRTQSARHAFAEALRYKSFLLLTAGYFVCGFQVVFIGVHMPSYLRDHGLSPQVASYALALIGLFNVFGTYISGTLGQRMQKRHILAFIYFARAVVISVFLLVPLSPLSVYVFSAVIGALWLSTVPPTNAAVAQIFGVQHLSMLSGFVFFSHQIGSFLGVWLGGYLYDTTGSYDIVWYMAIVLGVAAGLINLPVREGAIARATPQAA from the coding sequence ATGCACGACACGACCCGAAAACTCTCCATGGCCCAGGTGCTGATCTGCGGCGCCACCATCGTCACCCTGTCCATGGGCATACGCCACGGGTTCGGCATGTGGCTGCAGCCCATCACGCAGGACATGGGCTGGACGCGCCAGACCTTCGCCCTGGCCATGGCCATCCAGAACCTGTCCTGGGGCGTGTTCGGCATCTTCGGCGGCATGCTGTCCGACCGCTTCGGCGCCTTCCGCGTGCTGATACTGGGCGCCCTGCTCTACGCCATGGGCCTGGCCGGCATGGCGCTGTCGCCCACGCCGCTCCTGTTCTCGCTGACCACGGGCGTGCTCATAGGCGCGGCCCAGGCGGGCACCACCTACGCCGTCATCTACGGCGTGCTGGGCCGGCAGATCTCGGCCGAGCGGCGCTCCTGGGCCATGGGCGTGGCAGCGGCCGCGGGCTCGTTCGGGCAGTTCCTCATGATGCCGCTGGAGGGCCAGCTCATCCTGCGCCTGGGCTGGCAGAACGCGCTGCTCGTGCTCTCGGCCATGGTGCTGCTGATCGTGCCGCTGGCCTTCGGCCTGCGCGAGCCGGGCTTCCACGGCAGCGCACCCATCCGGCGCACGCAGTCCGCGCGCCACGCGTTCGCCGAGGCGCTGCGCTACAAGAGCTTCCTGTTGCTCACCGCGGGCTACTTCGTCTGCGGCTTCCAGGTGGTGTTCATCGGCGTGCACATGCCCAGCTACCTGCGCGACCACGGCCTGTCGCCCCAGGTGGCCAGCTACGCGCTGGCGCTGATCGGGCTGTTCAACGTGTTCGGCACCTACATCTCCGGCACGCTGGGCCAGCGCATGCAAAAGCGCCACATCCTGGCCTTCATCTACTTCGCGCGCGCCGTGGTCATCAGCGTCTTCCTGCTCGTGCCGCTGTCGCCGCTGTCGGTCTACGTGTTCTCGGCCGTGATCGGCGCGCTGTGGCTGTCCACCGTGCCGCCCACCAACGCCGCCGTGGCGCAGATCTTCGGCGTGCAGCACCTGTCCATGCTCAGCGGCTTCGTGTTCTTCAGCCACCAGATCGGCAGCTTCCTGGGCGTATGGCTGGGCGGCTACCTGTACGACACCACCGGCAGCTACGACATCGTCTGGTACATGGCCATCGTGCTGGGCGTGGCCGCCGGCCTGATCAACCTGCCGGTGCGCGAAGGCGCCATCGCGCGCGCCACGCCGCAGGCGGCCTGA
- the bamC gene encoding outer membrane protein assembly factor BamC, producing MNATTRLGLLGLALTLSACSVLESDKIDYKSATKGPTLEVPPDLSQLSRETRYTVPGSAVSAAAFEAGQAQQPRGAASAAPQSIGDVRIERDGNQRWLVVNRAPDQLWEPVRDFWLENGFVFTTEQPKLGILETDWAENRAKLPQDIIRSTIGKVFDSLYSTGERDKFRTRLERTANGSTEIFITHRGMAEVYTNTQKDSTVWQPRPADPELETEFLRRLMVALGVSEEQSKAAAAAPMPVTPGARMATVNDVPVVQLDEGFDRAWRRVGVSLDRTGFTVEDRDRSKGVYFVRYVAPTDKKEQGFFSKLFSRSPDASAPLKYRIVVRSEGNQSTVSVLNAAGAPETSANAQRIVRVLADDLK from the coding sequence GTGAACGCTACCACCCGCCTGGGCCTGCTTGGCCTTGCCTTGACCCTGTCCGCCTGCTCCGTGCTGGAGAGCGACAAGATCGACTACAAAAGCGCCACCAAGGGCCCGACGCTGGAAGTCCCCCCGGACCTGAGCCAGCTCTCGCGCGAGACGCGCTACACCGTGCCCGGGAGCGCCGTGTCGGCCGCCGCCTTCGAGGCCGGCCAGGCGCAGCAGCCGCGCGGCGCCGCCAGCGCGGCGCCGCAGTCCATCGGAGACGTGCGCATAGAACGCGACGGCAACCAGCGCTGGCTGGTGGTGAACCGCGCGCCCGACCAGCTGTGGGAGCCGGTGCGCGACTTCTGGCTGGAGAACGGCTTCGTCTTCACCACGGAACAGCCCAAGCTGGGCATCCTGGAGACCGACTGGGCCGAGAACCGCGCCAAGCTGCCGCAGGACATCATCCGCTCGACCATCGGCAAGGTGTTCGACTCGCTGTATTCCACGGGCGAGCGCGACAAGTTCCGCACCCGCCTGGAACGCACCGCCAATGGCAGCACGGAGATCTTCATCACGCACCGCGGCATGGCCGAGGTCTACACCAACACCCAGAAGGACAGCACGGTGTGGCAGCCGCGCCCGGCCGATCCGGAGCTGGAGACCGAGTTCCTGCGCCGCCTGATGGTCGCGCTGGGCGTGAGCGAGGAACAGTCCAAGGCCGCCGCGGCCGCTCCCATGCCCGTCACGCCCGGCGCGCGCATGGCCACGGTGAACGACGTGCCCGTGGTGCAGCTCGACGAGGGCTTCGACCGCGCCTGGCGCCGCGTGGGCGTGTCGCTGGACCGCACGGGCTTCACCGTCGAGGACCGCGACCGCAGCAAGGGCGTGTACTTCGTGCGCTACGTGGCGCCCACGGACAAGAAGGAGCAGGGCTTCTTCAGCAAGCTGTTCTCGCGCTCGCCCGACGCCTCGGCCCCGCTCAAGTACCGCATCGTGGTGCGCAGCGAAGGCAACCAGAGCACGGTCTCGGTGCTGAACGCCGCTGGCGCGCCCGAAACCTCGGCCAACGCCCAGCGCATCGTGCGCGTGCTGGCCGACGATCTCAAGTAA
- the dut gene encoding dUTP diphosphatase, protein MKIDVKILDPRMADQLPAYATPGSAGLDLRACLDAPLLLAPNAWQLVPTGIAIYLKDPGYAALILPRSGLGHKHGIVLGNLVGLIDSDYQGQLMVSAWNRSDTAFTLQPMERLAQLVIVPVVQAQFNVVTDFPASERGEGGYGSTGKH, encoded by the coding sequence ATGAAGATCGACGTCAAGATTCTCGACCCGCGCATGGCGGACCAGCTGCCCGCCTACGCCACGCCCGGCAGCGCCGGGCTGGACCTGCGCGCCTGTCTGGACGCGCCGCTGCTGCTGGCGCCCAACGCCTGGCAACTGGTGCCCACGGGCATCGCCATCTACCTCAAGGACCCGGGCTACGCGGCCCTGATCCTGCCGCGCTCGGGCCTGGGGCACAAGCACGGCATCGTGCTGGGCAATCTGGTGGGGCTGATCGACAGCGACTACCAGGGCCAGCTCATGGTCAGCGCCTGGAACCGCAGCGACACGGCCTTCACGCTCCAGCCCATGGAGCGGCTGGCCCAGCTGGTCATCGTGCCGGTGGTGCAGGCGCAGTTCAACGTGGTCACGGACTTTCCCGCGAGCGAGCGCGGCGAGGGCGGCTACGGCTCCACCGGGAAGCACTGA
- a CDS encoding FKBP-type peptidyl-prolyl cis-trans isomerase, with the protein MEITEQCVVALTWVLKDTLGDELDVLDDPVEFLVGGDDLLARIEEALQGHGVGAELALHLEPEDAFGDYQDKLLFLEPRQLFPADIEEGMTFDGTALPQGVNPEAPRDALYTVAQIYPEHVVLDGNHPLAGIALRLQLKVHGVREATEEEIGRGTAGTGFFRIQPQAPGNELLH; encoded by the coding sequence ATGGAAATAACCGAACAATGTGTGGTCGCCTTGACCTGGGTCTTGAAAGACACGCTGGGCGACGAGCTGGACGTGCTTGACGATCCCGTGGAGTTCCTGGTCGGCGGCGACGACCTGCTCGCGCGCATCGAAGAGGCGCTGCAGGGCCATGGCGTGGGCGCGGAGCTGGCGCTGCACCTGGAGCCCGAGGACGCCTTCGGCGACTACCAGGACAAGCTACTGTTCCTGGAGCCGCGCCAGCTGTTCCCGGCCGACATCGAGGAAGGCATGACCTTCGACGGCACGGCCCTGCCCCAGGGCGTCAACCCCGAGGCGCCGCGCGACGCGCTCTACACCGTGGCGCAGATCTATCCCGAGCACGTGGTGCTCGACGGCAACCACCCGCTGGCCGGCATCGCCCTGCGCCTGCAGCTCAAGGTGCACGGCGTGCGCGAGGCCACCGAGGAGGAAATCGGCCGCGGCACGGCCGGGACGGGGTTCTTCCGCATACAGCCGCAGGCGCCCGGCAACGAGCTGCTGCACTGA
- a CDS encoding JmjC domain-containing protein, with product MDVEQPLALLGGLSPAQFMRRHWHKKPLLVRQAMPGFKPLLTRAELLELAGRDGVESRFIQDKAGRWVLRHGPLARRSLPPLGTPRWTVLVQGVDLHDDAVHALMQQFRFVPEARLDDLMISYATDGGGVGPHFDNYDVFLLQAHGQRRWRIGRQKDKTLRPGLPLKILAAFEPEEEYLLEPGDMLYLPPGWAHDGIAEGECMTYSIGFRSPNGAQLAHEVLQRMAEAAADEEGAIYRDPQQPAVAGPGAIPAGLQEFARKAVQRALEQPQALECALGEALTEPKPNVWFEPAQAGVMLESVALDRRTRMMYDDKHVFINGESYRAAGRDAALMRQLADERRLGARELARASDAALELLSTWCEAGWVHAGPAV from the coding sequence ATGGATGTAGAACAACCGCTGGCCCTGCTCGGGGGCCTGAGCCCGGCGCAGTTCATGCGCCGCCACTGGCACAAGAAACCCCTCCTGGTGCGCCAGGCCATGCCCGGCTTCAAGCCGCTCCTGACCCGCGCCGAGCTGCTGGAGCTGGCCGGGCGGGACGGCGTGGAGTCGCGCTTCATCCAGGACAAGGCCGGCCGATGGGTGCTGCGCCATGGGCCGCTGGCGCGCCGCTCCCTGCCGCCGCTGGGCACGCCGCGCTGGACCGTGCTGGTGCAGGGCGTGGATCTGCACGACGACGCCGTGCACGCGCTCATGCAGCAGTTCCGCTTCGTGCCCGAGGCGCGGCTCGACGACTTGATGATCAGCTACGCCACCGACGGCGGCGGCGTGGGGCCGCATTTCGACAATTACGACGTGTTCCTGCTGCAGGCCCATGGGCAGCGGCGCTGGCGCATCGGCCGGCAGAAGGACAAGACGCTGCGCCCCGGCCTGCCGCTGAAGATCCTGGCGGCCTTCGAGCCCGAGGAAGAATACCTGCTGGAGCCCGGCGACATGCTCTACCTGCCCCCGGGCTGGGCGCACGACGGCATCGCCGAGGGCGAGTGCATGACGTATTCCATAGGCTTTCGCTCGCCCAACGGCGCGCAGCTGGCCCACGAAGTGCTCCAGCGCATGGCGGAGGCCGCGGCCGACGAGGAGGGCGCCATCTACCGCGACCCGCAGCAGCCGGCCGTGGCCGGCCCCGGGGCCATTCCCGCCGGACTGCAGGAGTTTGCGCGCAAGGCCGTGCAGCGGGCGCTGGAGCAGCCCCAGGCGCTCGAATGCGCCCTGGGCGAGGCGTTGACCGAGCCCAAGCCGAACGTCTGGTTCGAGCCCGCGCAGGCGGGCGTGATGCTCGAGAGCGTGGCGCTCGACAGGCGCACCCGCATGATGTACGACGACAAGCATGTCTTCATCAACGGCGAGAGCTACCGCGCCGCGGGGCGCGACGCCGCGCTCATGCGCCAGCTGGCCGACGAGCGCCGGCTGGGCGCGCGCGAGCTGGCACGCGCCAGCGATGCGGCGCTGGAGCTACTGTCGACGTGGTGCGAAGCGGGCTGGGTCCATGCGGGCCCCGCGGTCTGA
- a CDS encoding CTP synthase, translating to MTKFVFVTGGVVSSLGKGIASASLAAILESRGLKVTLIKLDPYINVDPGTMSPFQHGEVFVTDDGAETDLDLGHYERFIETRMKQANNFTTGRIYQSVLEKERRGDYLGKTVQVIPHVTNEIQEFIKRGAGIGTPDAVDVAICEVGGTVGDIESLPFLEAVRQLSLKLGPNNSAFVHLTYLPWIATAGELKTKPTQHTVQKLREIGIQPDALLCRAHHAVPEEECEKISLFTNVAEWGVISMWDVDTIYKVPRMLHEQGLDGLICDKLRLNTPPANLKRWDALVHETEHPQGEVQIAMVGKYVELSDAYKSVNEALKHAGMQSHVRVKITHVDSETITDANAADKLGQYDAILVPGGFGSRGVEGKISTARYARERKVPYLGICLGMQVATIEYARHMAGLEGANSTEFDPHCKHPVIALITEWKDEDGTIKTRDANSDLGGTMRLGAQSSDVQPGTLAHSIYGSVVTERHRHRYEANTQYLDKLRAAGLVISALTQREHLTEIVELPREVHPWFIGVQFHPEFKSTPWNGHPLFNAFVKAAVEHQKKA from the coding sequence ATGACCAAATTCGTCTTCGTCACCGGCGGTGTGGTGTCTTCCCTGGGCAAGGGAATCGCCTCAGCCTCCCTTGCCGCGATCCTCGAATCGCGGGGTCTCAAAGTCACCCTCATCAAGCTCGATCCGTACATCAACGTCGATCCGGGCACCATGTCTCCCTTCCAGCACGGCGAAGTCTTCGTGACCGACGACGGCGCAGAGACCGACCTCGACCTGGGCCACTACGAGCGCTTCATCGAGACGCGCATGAAGCAGGCCAACAACTTCACCACGGGCCGCATCTACCAGAGCGTGCTCGAAAAAGAGCGTCGCGGCGACTACCTCGGCAAGACAGTGCAGGTGATCCCGCACGTCACCAACGAGATCCAGGAGTTCATCAAGCGCGGCGCGGGCATAGGCACGCCCGACGCGGTGGACGTGGCCATCTGCGAGGTCGGCGGCACGGTGGGCGACATCGAATCGCTGCCCTTCCTGGAGGCCGTGCGCCAGCTCTCGCTCAAGCTCGGGCCCAACAACTCGGCCTTCGTTCACCTGACCTACCTGCCCTGGATCGCCACGGCCGGCGAACTCAAGACCAAGCCCACGCAGCACACGGTGCAGAAGCTGCGCGAGATCGGCATCCAGCCCGACGCGCTGCTGTGCCGCGCGCACCACGCCGTGCCCGAGGAGGAGTGCGAGAAGATCTCCCTGTTCACCAACGTGGCCGAGTGGGGCGTGATCAGCATGTGGGACGTGGACACCATCTACAAGGTGCCGCGCATGCTGCACGAGCAGGGCCTGGACGGCCTGATCTGCGACAAGCTGCGCCTGAACACCCCGCCCGCCAACCTCAAGCGCTGGGACGCGCTGGTGCACGAGACCGAGCACCCGCAGGGCGAGGTGCAGATCGCCATGGTGGGCAAGTACGTGGAACTGTCGGACGCCTACAAGTCCGTCAACGAGGCGCTCAAGCACGCGGGCATGCAAAGCCACGTGCGCGTGAAGATCACCCACGTCGATTCCGAGACCATCACCGACGCGAACGCGGCCGACAAGCTCGGTCAGTACGACGCCATCCTCGTGCCCGGCGGCTTCGGCTCGCGCGGAGTGGAGGGCAAGATCAGCACCGCCAGGTACGCCCGCGAGCGCAAGGTGCCCTACCTGGGCATCTGCCTGGGCATGCAGGTCGCCACCATCGAATACGCGCGCCACATGGCGGGCCTGGAGGGGGCGAACTCCACCGAGTTCGACCCGCACTGCAAGCACCCCGTGATCGCCCTCATCACCGAGTGGAAGGACGAGGACGGCACGATCAAGACGCGCGACGCCAATTCCGACCTGGGCGGCACCATGCGCCTGGGCGCACAAAGCTCCGACGTGCAGCCCGGCACGCTGGCCCACAGCATCTATGGCAGCGTGGTGACCGAGCGCCACCGCCACCGCTACGAGGCCAACACCCAGTACCTGGACAAGCTGCGCGCGGCGGGCCTGGTGATCTCCGCCCTCACCCAGCGCGAGCACCTGACCGAGATCGTGGAGCTGCCCCGCGAGGTGCACCCCTGGTTCATCGGCGTGCAATTCCACCCCGAGTTCAAATCCACGCCCTGGAACGGCCACCCGCTGTTCAACGCCTTCGTGAAGGCGGCCGTGGAACACCAGAAGAAGGCTTGA